The sequence aaaaaaagttaaaaaaaaaaagctttcttTCTGGTGGATGAGATCTTCAACGCATTAGCCTAAACTTTCATATACCAAGGAAATTTCCTTATTTCTCTTATTATAATGCTCTGCATGGCatattttttggcctttttcatCCATTTATTTGTAAAATCACTACCTAATCTAGAATTTATATTTGGTTAAATGAATGACAAAGTTTACTTTAGGCCATGGCAGTGAATGAGCCCGGCAAAGCAATTAAATGTTCACAGAACTCGAAATAGTTCTACTTGTGTTGGTCCTTCTGGGGGTATAGTTAATCCGGGCATGCTTTGGTCGATGGGCTGTTCATCCTTGCAGgcgctattttttttttttgatccaTTAACAACTTAGGCACAAGTTTTGTTGGTAGTAAAATAAAGTTGATAACTTCATTCCTAAATCACTCTTGAATGTATTTAGGCTCAATCATCTAAAGACTTTTTTTAGGGATTTTGTggatataaaattacataatagtTTCAAGCTTACAGCATTTTTTAAGTGGGAATTGTTTCTTTAAATTCgtattattgtttttctctACAGACATAATATAagctctttcatttttttgagaAAGTTCCTTATGGTAACTGAACTTGTCAATGACCCGAGTCTGGGACTCCACTAACATGTTTTCTATATACCATTCTCACTTCTcagattaagtttttattttaaacatcttttcttttattctgcAAATATTTTTACATCTATGGCCGTGTCTGTATTGTTTGGAAGTGTTTGGATAAGTGCATATGAAATGTACTTAAAATTCCAATACCTTTTGCTGTGTGATATGAGAACGATGATCTGCGAGCTTTCCTTTATTTGTATTAGCcaatttgtttttcttgcttTTACAGTTAATGTATTTGTTTGACTCTTAGTAGTTATTCCTATTAGTTTGCTGAGTGCTGTAACCACAACTAATTTCGTTCTTTTCCGtgctttcttgtttttcccTTTCCTATTCAAAGTCGAACACGCACTGTATTTGATGCAGTAGTCAAGATTCAGCGGAACATACAGGAGAAAGACAAAGAAGTTCGTCAAAATTTTGGGAACTGGATTCTACAATGGATGAAATCGTCAGATCAGATACAGGTTCATCCCCTTGCAATGCCATCACCCAGTGCTAGCTCAAGCATGAGTTGGACAAAGCAGCAGGCAACCAAAATTTCCTCCCAACTGAAAACTCATGGGAGCATCCACACATTAAGAAATCGTTTATCTGATAGGCTTCAATCTACCAGGTTGAAGAGTTTGTGGAATAATAAACCCTTTCATGGCATTGCAATGATGATGAGACTACCAACGCCCGCTGCTGTTAAAATGACCCAGTATAGGAACTTGTTCATCAATGGACCTGAAGCTGTAAGAAGATTGAACTATACCAGAGGTGGGTTTGAGGGTGGAGTCATTCGGAGGGATATTGGGCAGTGGATGCTGCAAAACTGATCAAGTGAAAGAATGATGTTCTTCTACTCGTTGTTTTCTATGGAGTCGAAGAATGAatgttgggtatatttttatacatgttGATGACATATCTGACTTCTGTTAGTTATGTTTTTCTGACAcagattcttttttattttttatttttattttttattttttaaacttatcCAAATTGTCTTTTTAGGTATCTTCGAATAACTTGACTTTCTGTAGTAAGCTTTTAGTATATTTTGCTCGAATGATGGATGTTTGCTGCATATGTTTTGTtccatttcttcttcttatacTTTTTAACAAGAATTTATCAAATagtttatatgtaaatatataagtaGTTTCAAATAAagtccattttattttattaaactaaaatttatttttgataattattgaattatatcaaagattaaaatttaaaatttaaaaaatgatcatgtattaatatagtaatatattaaaatcttataagaaaaattgtcaaatattgatttagtaacatattaaaattttattttaaaaaaaaaactcaaatattaatttagtgatatattaaaatttaaaaaaaataaattatatcaaaattcaaatccaataattaatattaaaatcttatttaataaatataatttaaatttaaatttttggtatTATATACAgactgaaaaataattaaaaatcttaCTTAAGTTGgctatgtaaatatatatatatatacacacatatatatacttggTTTTGGATTGTAATGTCcgatattagaaaaaaaaaaaacgaaaagtaAAACGAAACAATATAATggaaattcttttttatttgtttgttttattcttttttattttattcttttttttttttttgggcgaaAGGCGTAACTTGTAAAGAAAACGTAATTCAAAGATGCAAGAACGCTAAAAAATAAGAGCTAATTATCCTGAGGACGTAAACAACTcaataaaggaaaaggaagtTCGAATACCAGTACCAAAACTTAATGAAAGGAAgagtaaaataataagaaattgttaaaattatatgcaaaaaaattcaatgacaaagtaattattaacaattttcacgttggaaaaaaataaatttcataaatagaaatatactccctttttttttattattgaagtaTAAATATTGTacttggttatatatttatttgcttgcaatatatttttattttttgataaattagggaGATAGATTTTAACGAAACCAATTAggtttaaaatcttaaaaaaaaaaaaaaaatcattattaaggaaaaataaataaataaataaattcattgcTGTGGGTGTGAGTTGGTCCTCCGAGTCTCAGGAGTCCGTAGCTGGCATTCATGAAGAAAATTGAATTCTGGCGCTTTCTAAGCCGCCAGAACTGGACTGCCCCAACTATCACCGGAGATCGCATTTTCCGGCGACCTCAAAAAGCCACTGTTATCGTGTTCCGTAGTTGTTTGAGACCCAGCAAAATATAGAAGCAAACCTTTTAGCCTTCCTCTATTCCACAACTACAAAAACCCATTTCTTTGTGGAGCTGTAAATTGTCGATTGCTTCCGTCACATTCGCATGGCCAAGAATTCCCTGGTATGGGTTCTATTtgtccctatatatatatatatatatattggaagcCTCAATTTTGGTTAAGTTATAcggtattattatcattttcagattatttttttttaaaaaatgggaTCTTTTTAGTTTTCCATTTCTATAATCGTAAAACATGAATTTATCAGTTTGCTTTTCATGTTTTGTGTGTTTGCAATTTTCATTTTCCCTTGGGATTTATTTGTCTATTTATTTTGAGCTAGAATTTCACTATAATGGATACAGTTTGCTTAGTGGTTCTTACACACTTTTAGACATGTTCTTTGGAAGTTTCTTGAACTCTAGAGATTGTCAAGTCTTTTTTACGTTGACAAAAATAGCAAAGGTTTCTAACtaaatctttcttttttctgtccAGTTCTTATGGTTTTCAAGGAATTCTCAGAAGATTTTAGTTTCTCCAGCTACTTTCAGTAACAGTTTAGTGAAGAATTCTATCAAATTTGTCCATTCCTTTGaccattttaaacaaaataagtcCATTAAACCATTTCTAGGAAGGAAGAGTAGGAAGTATCCCAAAACAATTGCAAAGGAGGCTGTGGACCCAAAAGTTTATATGAGGGATAccattggaaaaatatataaaattctaagATATTCAACATGGGATTCTGCCCAAGACCAGCTTCAGGGGCTCCCTGTAAGATGGGATTCTTACACTGTTAATCAGATTTTGAAAACCCATCCGCCAATGGAGAAGGCGTGGCTTTTTTTCAACTGGGCTGATCGATTGAAAGGGTTCAAGCACGATCAATTCACTTACACCACAATGATTGATATTTTTGGAGAGGCTGGGAGAATTTCATCCATGAACTTTGTTTTTAAACAAATGCAAGAGAGGGAAATAGAGATTGATGCTGTTACTTATACTTCACTGATGCACTGGATTTACAGCTCTGGAGACGTTGATGGAGCGATGGAAGTGTGGGAACAGATGAAAGCTAATGGCTGTAAACCAACAGTTGTTTCCTATACagcttatatgaaaattttattcaacAGTAATAGAGTGGAGAAAGCCATTGATGCATACAAGGAGATGCTTCAATCTGGGTGTTCTCTAAATTGCCATACTTATACTGTTTTAATGGAATACCTTATTGGGTCTGGTAAGTGCTAGTCCAGTTGGTATACCTATTGTACTGTTTTTAAGTTTGCTTATGATATTTACAAATGGGGTAGAGTGAATATACATTGCTTGATTGGTGCTTTTGTGATTTTCCTAGCAATTTATGCTTTTTATTGCTTTATATTAGTTCTTATCTCcttttttcatttatctttCATTATTCAGTGCTATTTTTGAAGTTATTATGGTTTATCCTCCAAATTTGACTGTGATTTATTACAAAAGATATGTTTGTATGCAAGTTGTATGCTACTTCAAAACACAGAAGGCATTTTGTTTCAGTACTcaactatttttatttctaagcATTGAATTTGAATTCACATTTTCGTCTTTACTATATATGCCATTTTCCTCTATTTAAAACGTTGGTGAGTTATATTATAGGTGCAAAAAGTacatatatttgcatatatttgGTTCTAGGCTATGCTTATTGCTtgaaatttggtttttttaatatattaatgaatTTTGTTATACTCTGTCCTTGGTGACTGTCCTATAGTTAGTATTACAATAAGTGAACTAAGAAcatataaatttcttttctatGCATGTGCACTTTTGCTGCTTGCTTTCGCCAATCAAAATAAATGGATAGGATAAAGGGCACTCTACTTATGACGGTTTTTCAGGAAAATGTAAAGAAGCCCTTGAGATTTTTGATAAGATGCAAGAAGCTGGAGTACAACCAGATAAAGCTGCCTGCAATATTCTGATTAAGAAGTTGTGTGAATCTGGGGCGACATGGGCAATGACTCAAATTCTCCAATATATGAAGGAAAACCACATTGTGCTTCGTTACCCTGTCTTTTTAGAAGCAtgtgaaattttaaaagtttctgGCGAGAGTGATTCTCTTCTTAGACAAGTTAATCCTCATTTTTCCAATGAACCTGGCAGTACGGATGGTGATTT comes from Ziziphus jujuba cultivar Dongzao chromosome 6, ASM3175591v1 and encodes:
- the LOC107431174 gene encoding uncharacterized protein LOC107431174, producing the protein MVLWEIALATSYFLGLKRTHRLSLRLQRRLISPKYPKTRQFVQSRTRTVFDAVVKIQRNIQEKDKEVRQNFGNWILQWMKSSDQIQVHPLAMPSPSASSSMSWTKQQATKISSQLKTHGSIHTLRNRLSDRLQSTRLKSLWNNKPFHGIAMMMRLPTPAAVKMTQYRNLFINGPEAVRRLNYTRGGFEGGVIRRDIGQWMLQN
- the LOC107431169 gene encoding pentatricopeptide repeat-containing protein At2g01390, translated to MAKNSLFLWFSRNSQKILVSPATFSNSLVKNSIKFVHSFDHFKQNKSIKPFLGRKSRKYPKTIAKEAVDPKVYMRDTIGKIYKILRYSTWDSAQDQLQGLPVRWDSYTVNQILKTHPPMEKAWLFFNWADRLKGFKHDQFTYTTMIDIFGEAGRISSMNFVFKQMQEREIEIDAVTYTSLMHWIYSSGDVDGAMEVWEQMKANGCKPTVVSYTAYMKILFNSNRVEKAIDAYKEMLQSGCSLNCHTYTVLMEYLIGSGKCKEALEIFDKMQEAGVQPDKAACNILIKKLCESGATWAMTQILQYMKENHIVLRYPVFLEACEILKVSGESDSLLRQVNPHFSNEPGSTDGDFGKTPAAASFTLDEGLILILLRKENLAAVNCLLAEIINKNIKLNSAIISTIIKVNCDHCRLHDALLAFEYSVKIGLIIERNSYLALVGALVRAKSFTKVMDVVEEMIRAGHSLGIYAATILIYRLGCARRPIFAMRIFNLFPDDHKCTATYTALIGAYFSAGAVDKGLKIFETMKGKGILPSLGTYNVLLSGLSKSGRVNEVEIFRKEKKKLQIDGHPHDIVPVDKKICDLLFVGDGISIDYCVQ